From a region of the Hemibagrus wyckioides isolate EC202008001 linkage group LG06, SWU_Hwy_1.0, whole genome shotgun sequence genome:
- the LOC131355192 gene encoding mediator of RNA polymerase II transcription subunit 23-like yields MSVPMETQLQSIFEDVVKTEVIEEAFAGMFMDTPEDERTKLISCLGAFRQYWGSLPQDSHEQCVQWIVRFIHSQHSPRRISFLYDCLAMAVETSLLPPKYTHTHTHTHTQIDL; encoded by the exons ATGTCGGTTCCCATGGAAACGCAGCTTCAAAGTATATTCGAGGATGTGGTG aAGACAGAGGTCATCGAGGAGGCGTTTGCAGG GATGTTCATGGACACGCCGGAAGATGAGCGGACCAAACTGATCAGCTGTTTAGGAGCTTTCCGGCAGTACTGGGGCTCGCTCCCTCAG GACTCCCATGAGCAGTGTGTGCAGTGGATCGTACGCTTCATACACAGCCAGCACAGCCCCAGGCGCATCTCCTTCCTCTATGACTGTTTAGCCATGGCTGTGGAGACCAGCCTGCTGCCTcccaagtacacacacacacacacacatacacacacacagatagatctTTAG
- the LOC131353874 gene encoding E3 ubiquitin/ISG15 ligase TRIM25-like, whose protein sequence is MAEASILVDQNQFVCPVCLNLLKDPMTIPCGHSYCKVCINGCWDQEDQKGVYSCPQCRDTFTPRPVLRRNNMLAEVVEKLKKTEVQAASPAHCYTGPGDVECDFCNGRKHKAVKSCLMCLASFCETHLKPHYEVSGLNKHTLIEASGNLQEKICSEHDKVLEIYCRTDQTFICYLCMMDEHKSHDTVSVKAYRTEKGSELKEEQMKFQQRIQEKQKKVQPVCSPDTLK, encoded by the exons ATGGCTGAGGCCAGTATTTTAGTCGATCAGAATCAGTTcgtctgtccagtgtgtctgaatCTCCTGAAGGACCCGATGACTATCCCCTGTGGTCACAGTtactgtaaggtgtgtattaatggctgctgggatcaggaggatcagaagggcgtctacagctgtcctcagtgcagagacactttcactccaaggcctgttctacgcagaaacaacatgctggctgaagtggtggagaaactgaagaagactgaagtccaagctgcttctcctgctcactgttacactggacctggagatgtggagtgtgatttctgcaacgggagaaaacacaaagctgtcaagtcctgtctgatgtgtctggcaTCCTTTTGTGAAACTCATCTGAAACCTCACTATGAAGTTTCTGGattgaataaacacacattaattgAAGCTTCTGGAAATCTacaagagaagatctgctctgaacatgatAAAGTGCTGGAGATCTACTGTCGTACTGATCAAACCTTCATCTGTTATCTGTGTATGATGGATGAACACAAAAGCCACGACACTGTCTCAGTTAAAGCTTACAGAACTGAGAAAGGG agtgagttaaaggaggagcagatgaaattccagcagagaatccaggagaagcagaagaaggtgcagcCAGTTTGCTCACCTGACACTTTGAAGTAA